In Salinisphaera sp. LB1, one genomic interval encodes:
- a CDS encoding GntR family transcriptional regulator — MSRFKTRAQHVADDLRERILGGEFKGGTQLRQDALARDYEVSRIPVREALLTLEAEGLVAFHPHRGAFTTELSTTTIRELFDLRVMLECYVFKHSIPRMAAEDFARAEQILDEYDAALDSGSRIGTWSEYNWAFHRTLYQSADLPESMTIISQLNTKADRYIRMQLLYTKEIDKAEREHRGLIELARQGRIDESATALEAHIREACESIVAVLDNSVLTA, encoded by the coding sequence TTGAGCCGCTTCAAGACCCGTGCCCAACATGTCGCCGATGATTTGCGCGAACGGATTCTCGGCGGCGAATTCAAGGGCGGCACGCAATTGCGCCAGGATGCGCTGGCTCGGGATTACGAAGTCAGTCGCATCCCGGTACGAGAAGCGCTGCTGACTCTGGAAGCCGAGGGGCTGGTCGCCTTCCACCCCCATCGCGGCGCCTTCACGACCGAGCTTTCCACAACCACGATTCGTGAACTCTTTGATCTTCGAGTCATGCTGGAATGCTATGTCTTCAAGCATTCGATCCCGCGCATGGCCGCCGAGGATTTTGCTCGCGCCGAGCAAATCCTCGATGAGTATGACGCCGCTCTGGACTCCGGTAGTCGTATCGGTACTTGGAGTGAATACAACTGGGCCTTTCATCGCACGCTGTATCAGTCCGCGGATCTACCGGAATCGATGACGATCATCTCGCAGCTGAACACCAAGGCAGATCGCTATATCCGTATGCAGCTGCTATACACCAAAGAAATCGATAAGGCCGAAAGAGAACATCGCGGCCTGATCGAGCTGGCACGTCAGGGCAGAATCGACGAATCGGCTACCGCCTTGGAGGCCCATATCCGCGAGGCCTGCGAAAGCATTGTCGCCGTACTAGACAACTCCGTCCTGACCGCCTAG
- a CDS encoding DUF3857 domain-containing protein yields MPMIADDGKPLQALSACIFVLLLTLGGGVARAAESQSGAAIRQLSFTANVHVKANGQFTERDSQVIEALTRSGARSVNPYQQKFSSKLSKLKVVSAWIETAQGKHVSVPKSDIFVRPVQAAQGAPMFSHAKVLNVVLPNFGKGDKLHIETLQTQTKPYFPKQYFGEWGVDERRSVRNQKIVVHAPASMHLKAAQRGGWRMSHHTQGGTETFKATLATHHAHFPAPATVSAHDYSPLFEVTSFPSWASVGQAYWARAKSKAKVTPRVKKVADKVAGKLHGWAAVKALYAWDSAHIRYVGLELGVGGYVPISANKTLKTGYGDCKAHSTLLEALLAARGITAYPVMINWNNTFNLTPLPGPDFNHAIDYLPKYHLFLDATGETETPGQLAIGERDKTVVVAGPHPRVMHTPGGQPDHNKLVYNAQLQLGPDGTLSGKAHMTTYGWWAWYNRMIFSEIPPGAYGRLMNALLKNGGGGKGSFQHSNPHVLDKPFHVSAHWKTPAYATPGKTLTVSLQAGPYLVPDMGGTNDPVSALAAVAGPNKRTHSVSTYIGEIDWHTTLTLPAGYTATYLPSAAHIHNAAGNFSFTVHAKGNKVQANYKLRLAHVLYEPAQYAKLRSLLRSDLRDLNTPLVFSHSKGSS; encoded by the coding sequence ATGCCCATGATCGCCGATGATGGAAAACCGCTGCAGGCGCTGTCGGCCTGCATTTTCGTTCTCTTGCTGACGCTTGGAGGCGGTGTGGCGCGTGCGGCCGAATCCCAGAGCGGGGCGGCCATCCGGCAACTCAGTTTTACGGCCAATGTGCATGTGAAGGCTAACGGCCAGTTCACCGAGCGGGATAGCCAGGTGATCGAGGCCCTGACACGCAGCGGCGCGCGCTCGGTCAACCCGTATCAGCAGAAGTTCTCCAGCAAGCTGTCGAAGCTGAAGGTCGTGTCGGCCTGGATCGAGACCGCGCAGGGCAAGCACGTCTCGGTTCCGAAGTCGGATATCTTCGTGCGGCCGGTGCAGGCGGCCCAGGGCGCACCGATGTTCAGCCACGCCAAGGTGCTGAACGTGGTGCTGCCGAATTTCGGCAAGGGCGACAAGCTGCATATCGAGACACTGCAGACGCAGACCAAGCCGTATTTCCCCAAGCAGTACTTCGGCGAGTGGGGCGTCGACGAGCGGCGGTCGGTCCGCAACCAGAAGATTGTCGTGCATGCGCCGGCCTCCATGCATCTGAAAGCGGCCCAGCGCGGCGGTTGGCGCATGTCGCATCACACCCAGGGCGGCACGGAGACCTTCAAGGCGACGCTGGCGACGCATCATGCGCACTTTCCGGCGCCGGCTACCGTCAGCGCGCACGACTACAGTCCGTTGTTCGAGGTGACCAGCTTTCCAAGCTGGGCGTCGGTGGGCCAAGCCTATTGGGCACGGGCCAAGTCGAAAGCCAAGGTGACGCCGCGGGTCAAGAAGGTCGCCGACAAGGTCGCGGGCAAGTTGCACGGCTGGGCAGCCGTGAAAGCGCTCTACGCTTGGGATTCGGCCCATATCCGCTACGTTGGCCTGGAGCTGGGCGTGGGCGGGTATGTCCCGATTTCGGCCAACAAGACGCTGAAGACCGGCTATGGCGACTGCAAGGCGCACTCCACGCTGCTCGAAGCCCTGCTGGCCGCGCGCGGTATTACCGCCTATCCGGTGATGATCAACTGGAACAATACTTTCAACCTGACCCCGCTACCCGGCCCGGATTTCAACCACGCCATCGATTACCTGCCCAAGTATCACTTGTTTCTGGATGCGACCGGGGAAACCGAGACGCCCGGCCAGCTGGCCATCGGTGAGCGCGACAAGACGGTGGTGGTCGCCGGGCCGCATCCGCGAGTGATGCATACCCCAGGCGGGCAGCCCGACCACAACAAGCTGGTCTACAACGCCCAGTTGCAGCTCGGCCCCGATGGCACGCTCAGCGGTAAGGCACACATGACCACCTACGGCTGGTGGGCCTGGTACAACCGCATGATTTTCTCGGAAATACCGCCAGGGGCCTATGGCCGCTTGATGAATGCCCTGTTGAAAAACGGCGGCGGCGGGAAAGGAAGTTTCCAGCACAGCAATCCGCATGTTCTCGACAAGCCGTTCCATGTCAGCGCCCACTGGAAGACGCCGGCCTATGCGACTCCCGGCAAGACCCTGACGGTGTCGCTGCAGGCCGGGCCTTATCTGGTGCCGGACATGGGTGGGACCAACGATCCGGTCAGCGCCCTGGCTGCCGTGGCCGGGCCGAATAAAAGAACGCACAGCGTGAGCACCTACATCGGCGAAATCGATTGGCATACGACGCTGACCCTGCCTGCGGGCTACACGGCCACGTATCTGCCGTCGGCCGCGCACATCCACAATGCGGCGGGTAATTTCAGTTTTACCGTGCACGCCAAGGGCAACAAAGTGCAGGCCAACTACAAGCTGCGTCTCGCCCACGTCCTGTACGAGCCGGCACAGTATGCCAAGTTGCGTTCCCTGTTACGTAGCGACCTGCGTGACCTGAACACGCCCCTGGTCTTCAGTCACAGCAAGGGTTCGTCATGA
- a CDS encoding sulfurtransferase encodes MEDILIDAGTLAGWLAEGRDIVVLDARARLQDAEAGRALWQEGHVPGARHADMDRELSAPPSTQGGRHPLPSHARFAEQLRAWGITPQCHVVAYDDMGGALAAARAWWMLVWAGHPSVHVLDGGWPAWCDGGYPVESAWPEPNPSDWQPAFDDDLIATAEDVARGDALLLDARPGERFRGEHEPIDPAAGHIPGARNIPAGSLVDAHARFLSSAELAQALPQGEAVISYCGSGISACQIILACAVLGRPLPRLYPGSWSAWSSDPSRPVATGA; translated from the coding sequence ATGGAAGACATATTGATTGATGCCGGAACATTGGCCGGCTGGCTGGCTGAGGGTCGCGATATCGTCGTGCTCGATGCGCGGGCACGCCTGCAGGATGCCGAGGCCGGGAGAGCGCTCTGGCAGGAAGGCCACGTGCCGGGCGCACGTCATGCCGACATGGACCGCGAATTGTCCGCGCCACCCTCCACGCAAGGCGGCCGCCATCCACTGCCGAGCCACGCGCGGTTTGCCGAGCAACTGCGGGCCTGGGGCATTACGCCGCAGTGCCACGTCGTGGCCTACGACGACATGGGCGGTGCGCTCGCGGCGGCACGCGCCTGGTGGATGCTGGTCTGGGCCGGGCACCCGTCGGTGCATGTACTCGATGGTGGCTGGCCCGCATGGTGCGACGGTGGCTACCCCGTCGAAAGCGCATGGCCCGAACCGAACCCCAGCGACTGGCAGCCGGCTTTCGACGACGACCTGATCGCCACGGCCGAGGACGTCGCGCGCGGCGACGCCCTGCTGCTGGACGCCCGGCCCGGCGAGCGCTTTCGCGGCGAGCACGAGCCGATCGACCCCGCCGCCGGCCATATCCCCGGCGCCCGGAATATACCGGCCGGATCGCTGGTGGACGCCCACGCCCGCTTCCTCTCGTCGGCCGAACTGGCGCAGGCACTGCCGCAAGGCGAGGCCGTCATCAGCTACTGCGGCTCGGGCATCAGCGCCTGCCAGATTATCCTGGCCTGTGCGGTGCTGGGCCGGCCATTGCCGCGTCTATACCCGGGCTCGTGGAGCGCCTGGAGCAGCGACCCGTCACGGCCGGTGGCTACGGGCGCATAA
- a CDS encoding DUF3857 domain-containing protein — protein MNTRKIAFVAAIALAGLAPLAAQARVQAQPQPQPPSGNATSPQVNYKIIKQHVALKIAKDGSYTKTVSRVIQPLTLSGVEHVSQMQISYPANFAAVKILKAYTQTAGGKHINVASSAIFTQSTPSALHAPFLSDGTIKNVVFPSVAPGATIHLKYVEHFKHAYLPGVYAVAAKLAPNVPVKSASVSVTAPKSMALHIHARGTWSKHRRHDNGTTTLSAASSWSHVDFPPEDTAALTQYAPMVVIGTAADWKDVAQAYDRLTAKSRQLTPAIRQTATRAANGAHGKQAVSHIYRWLQKHVQVVNVDYHEAGYQPPSAASTLARGMGDSNASANLLCSLLQAEGIKAEPALISTAHRFVTYPGADAFAFNHVLVYVPKYHLYLDTSERYAGIKALPLKDAGRPVLLAGPADTLTHTPAPARGDVEYREVQNMTLNTAGVIRSDSRVTASGWGGIALRKNLLGDKSGAHLQNAVQTSYYGSGHTGTIKITDISHRYNLNRPLSLRMHWRNNDAVMPGQRMALVLPNPGRIAREMSSFIGQKTRHYPSVLKPGTIVDVVHLHLPAGMHPVGLPENETFKAPFGRYHVSYHYANGTLDVTRRLQLTRFIVTPKNYPKLHQLAQMAVNASRKGFLLAQSS, from the coding sequence ATGAATACGCGCAAGATTGCATTCGTCGCCGCGATTGCCCTGGCGGGCCTGGCGCCGCTGGCGGCCCAGGCCCGGGTTCAGGCGCAGCCCCAGCCCCAGCCTCCGTCCGGCAACGCGACGTCGCCGCAGGTCAACTACAAGATCATCAAGCAGCACGTGGCGTTGAAGATTGCCAAGGACGGCAGCTACACGAAGACCGTCTCGCGAGTCATACAGCCCTTGACTCTGTCGGGCGTCGAGCATGTCTCGCAGATGCAGATCAGCTATCCGGCCAATTTCGCTGCGGTGAAAATCCTCAAGGCCTATACCCAGACCGCCGGCGGCAAGCACATCAACGTTGCTTCCTCGGCGATTTTCACCCAATCCACGCCCAGCGCCCTGCATGCCCCTTTTCTCAGCGACGGCACGATCAAGAACGTCGTGTTTCCGAGTGTCGCGCCCGGGGCGACCATTCATTTGAAATATGTGGAGCATTTCAAGCACGCCTATCTTCCGGGCGTTTATGCGGTGGCGGCCAAACTCGCCCCCAACGTGCCGGTCAAGTCGGCCAGCGTGAGCGTGACCGCACCGAAGTCGATGGCGCTTCATATTCACGCCCGGGGGACATGGTCCAAGCACAGGCGCCACGACAACGGGACGACTACGTTGAGTGCCGCGTCGAGCTGGTCGCATGTCGATTTTCCGCCGGAGGACACCGCCGCGCTGACCCAGTATGCGCCCATGGTTGTGATCGGCACGGCGGCCGATTGGAAGGACGTGGCCCAGGCCTACGACCGTTTGACCGCGAAATCGCGGCAGTTGACGCCGGCCATTCGCCAGACCGCGACCCGGGCGGCGAACGGCGCGCACGGCAAACAGGCCGTGTCACATATCTACCGCTGGCTGCAAAAACACGTCCAGGTCGTGAACGTCGATTACCACGAAGCCGGCTACCAACCACCGTCGGCGGCCAGTACGCTGGCGCGCGGTATGGGCGACAGTAATGCCAGCGCCAATCTGTTATGCAGCCTGCTGCAGGCCGAGGGTATCAAGGCCGAGCCGGCCCTGATTTCGACCGCGCATCGCTTCGTCACGTATCCCGGCGCCGATGCGTTTGCCTTTAACCATGTGTTGGTGTACGTCCCGAAATATCATCTGTATCTCGATACCAGCGAGCGCTATGCGGGGATCAAGGCACTGCCGCTGAAGGACGCCGGGCGGCCGGTGCTGCTCGCCGGCCCCGCCGACACCTTGACGCACACCCCGGCACCCGCGCGCGGTGACGTGGAATACCGCGAAGTGCAGAACATGACGTTAAACACGGCGGGCGTGATCCGCAGTGACAGCCGGGTCACCGCTTCGGGCTGGGGCGGCATCGCCTTGCGCAAGAATTTGCTCGGCGACAAGAGCGGCGCCCATCTGCAGAATGCTGTGCAAACCAGTTACTACGGTAGCGGGCACACCGGAACCATCAAGATCACGGATATCTCGCATCGATACAACCTGAATCGACCGCTGAGCCTGCGGATGCATTGGCGCAATAACGATGCCGTCATGCCGGGACAACGCATGGCGCTGGTCTTGCCGAACCCCGGCCGGATAGCCCGCGAAATGTCGTCTTTCATCGGCCAGAAGACGCGCCATTATCCGAGCGTTCTCAAGCCCGGGACGATAGTAGACGTGGTGCACTTGCACCTGCCCGCGGGGATGCATCCGGTCGGTCTTCCCGAGAACGAAACCTTCAAGGCGCCGTTCGGCCGCTACCATGTGAGCTATCACTACGCCAACGGTACGTTGGATGTCACGCGTCGGCTGCAACTGACCCGGTTTATCGTCACCCCGAAGAACTATCCGAAGCTGCATCAGTTGGCGCAGATGGCCGTGAACGCATCGCGCAAGGGGTTTTTGCTGGCGCAATCAAGCTGA
- a CDS encoding FAD-binding oxidoreductase, producing the protein MASTNQSARDANKPAPAFDLTVVGAGIIGVTCALDLQRAGYRVLVLDSQAPGHGASYGNAGHMATEQVFPVADASILVQLPKLLMDATGPLRVDWRYLPKAMPWFLKALLNLRAAPFENSVNGLRALNQNSLPAWHRLLASTGDSALLRDNGSVLVFEKEHSRAAIQALQARMQANDVPVDFWEPDTLARQAPALSDQLRGALFFPATGHCVNPMQLVDALVTAARREGVEFVRENVRSGHVTASGVALHTDQRTLTARKALVACGAHSAPLVKALTGVRVPLDTERGYHLMLPHETGRLPFSVTSFERRFIMTPMNEGLRLAGTVEFAGLTRPPNMARAWQLETLSHRLFRQPLDATDATPWMGFRPSLPDSLPIIDHAMDGRVLLAFGHHHLGLTQAALTAEMITSLAASNRSSTPGAGGGALPDFAPYRLARFA; encoded by the coding sequence ATGGCGAGCACAAACCAATCAGCGAGAGACGCGAACAAGCCCGCGCCTGCTTTCGATCTGACCGTCGTTGGCGCCGGTATTATCGGTGTTACCTGCGCGCTGGACCTGCAACGCGCCGGCTATCGCGTGCTGGTGCTGGATTCCCAAGCCCCCGGCCATGGCGCTTCATATGGTAACGCCGGCCACATGGCGACCGAGCAAGTCTTTCCGGTCGCTGACGCCTCAATCCTTGTGCAGCTCCCCAAGTTGCTGATGGATGCCACCGGGCCGTTGCGTGTGGATTGGCGTTATCTACCCAAGGCAATGCCATGGTTTCTCAAAGCGCTCTTGAATCTGCGCGCTGCCCCTTTTGAAAACAGCGTCAACGGCCTGCGCGCTCTGAATCAGAATAGCCTGCCCGCCTGGCATCGCCTGCTGGCATCAACCGGCGATAGCGCGCTTCTGCGCGACAACGGCTCCGTTCTCGTATTCGAAAAAGAACACTCGCGCGCCGCCATCCAGGCGCTGCAGGCTCGAATGCAGGCAAACGATGTGCCGGTGGATTTTTGGGAGCCCGACACATTGGCACGTCAGGCACCCGCGCTGTCGGACCAACTTCGTGGTGCGCTGTTTTTTCCTGCCACCGGGCACTGTGTCAATCCCATGCAACTGGTCGATGCCCTCGTGACCGCCGCACGACGTGAAGGCGTTGAATTCGTCCGCGAAAACGTGCGATCAGGACACGTTACCGCTTCCGGCGTGGCACTCCACACCGATCAGCGGACTCTCACGGCCCGAAAGGCACTTGTGGCCTGTGGCGCGCACTCCGCGCCACTGGTCAAGGCGCTAACGGGCGTACGGGTGCCGTTGGATACCGAGCGCGGTTATCACCTGATGCTGCCTCATGAAACGGGTCGACTGCCCTTCTCCGTTACTTCTTTCGAACGTCGTTTCATCATGACCCCGATGAACGAGGGCCTTCGTCTGGCCGGGACTGTCGAATTCGCCGGCCTGACCCGACCGCCGAACATGGCCAGGGCCTGGCAACTGGAAACCCTCAGCCACCGGCTATTCCGACAACCGCTCGACGCCACAGACGCGACACCCTGGATGGGCTTTCGGCCGTCGCTGCCGGACTCGTTGCCGATCATCGATCACGCCATGGATGGGCGGGTACTGCTGGCTTTCGGCCATCATCACCTGGGGCTGACCCAAGCGGCCTTGACGGCGGAAATGATCACCTCGTTGGCCGCCAGCAATCGATCGTCAACGCCGGGGGCCGGAGGCGGCGCTCTACCCGACTTCGCGCCTTATCGTCTGGCGCGTTTCGCGTAA
- a CDS encoding dihydrodipicolinate synthase family protein, translating to MKDNIFTGCIPALMTPCQPDRTPNYEALMGKGRELIDLGMSAVVYCGSMGDWPLLSEAQRQEGVARLVQAGVPTIVGTGAVNSAEAVSHARHAAQIGASGLMVIPRVLSRGNSPTAQKAHFSAILNAAPNLPAVIYNSPYYGFATRADLFFELRREHANLIGFKEFGGGADLRYAAEHITSADDDITLMVGVDTQVFHGFVNCQATGAITGIGNALPREILQLVALSKKAAQGDPEARIRAQELESALAVLSSFDEGADLVLYYKHLMVLNGESAYTLHFNETDALNTAQRRYIEAQYALFQQWYAEWPGNPANA from the coding sequence ATGAAAGATAATATCTTCACCGGCTGCATCCCTGCCCTGATGACGCCTTGCCAGCCCGATCGAACGCCCAATTACGAGGCACTCATGGGCAAGGGTCGAGAGCTGATCGATCTAGGCATGAGTGCCGTCGTCTATTGCGGGTCCATGGGGGACTGGCCTTTGCTCAGCGAAGCCCAGCGCCAGGAAGGGGTCGCCCGACTCGTTCAGGCGGGCGTGCCCACGATCGTGGGCACCGGTGCTGTCAACTCCGCCGAAGCCGTGTCGCATGCCCGGCATGCCGCTCAAATCGGCGCAAGCGGCTTAATGGTGATTCCCCGTGTGCTGTCCCGGGGCAATTCGCCAACGGCACAAAAAGCGCATTTTTCTGCAATCCTGAACGCGGCCCCCAACTTGCCGGCCGTTATCTACAACAGCCCTTACTACGGCTTTGCCACGCGTGCGGATCTATTCTTCGAGCTGCGCCGCGAACACGCCAACCTGATCGGCTTCAAGGAGTTCGGTGGCGGCGCCGACTTAAGATATGCGGCCGAGCACATTACCTCCGCCGATGACGACATCACACTGATGGTCGGCGTCGACACGCAGGTTTTTCACGGCTTCGTCAATTGCCAGGCGACGGGCGCAATCACCGGTATCGGCAATGCCCTGCCCCGCGAGATACTTCAGCTCGTCGCGTTGAGCAAAAAAGCAGCCCAAGGCGACCCCGAGGCACGTATCAGGGCCCAGGAACTGGAATCCGCGCTCGCGGTGTTGTCCTCGTTCGATGAGGGGGCCGACCTGGTTCTTTACTACAAGCATCTGATGGTACTCAACGGCGAATCCGCCTACACCCTGCATTTCAACGAAACGGATGCCTTGAACACGGCGCAGCGCCGCTATATCGAGGCTCAGTACGCACTCTTCCAGCAATGGTATGCCGAGTGGCCCGGCAATCCTGCAAACGCCTGA
- a CDS encoding aldehyde dehydrogenase (NADP(+)), protein MRLTGEMLIGQKRVKGSGPAIQAIDPKHNQPLDTLWHASSAEDLDRACALAQAAADDFRDTAPADRATFLEVIADEIEGLGNQLVTRATAESGLPEARIRGECDRTCGQLRMFARVVRKGEWLDVRVDPALPEREPMPRADLRQRKIALGPVAVFGASNFPLAFSVAGGDTASALAAGCPVIVKVHNAHPGTSELVGRAIQTAVDHCNLPEGVFSLLYDSDTAIGHALVMDPRIAAVGFTGSRRGGLALWQAAQSRPVPIPVYAEMSSINPVFALPSAVETRGADLGETFVASLSMGAGQFCTNPGLVIALEGPGLDAFIGAAQAAIGRSDAQTMLTPGISDAYRQSVSALANHERVTEIARGQTGIGPNDCQSGLFTTTAGDFLADETLQNEIFGASSLIVACADIDEMHRVARRLEGQLTVTLQLEDRDIPLAQSLMPILEDKAGRILANGWPTGVEVCDAMVHGGPFPATTDARTTSVGTAAIVRFLRPVCYQNLPNELLPRALRHDNPEAHPRLVDGQYQA, encoded by the coding sequence ATGCGTTTGACTGGCGAAATGCTCATTGGACAAAAGCGTGTGAAAGGCAGCGGCCCGGCTATTCAGGCAATCGACCCGAAGCACAATCAACCGCTCGATACGCTTTGGCACGCCAGCAGCGCCGAAGACCTCGACAGGGCTTGCGCCCTTGCGCAGGCGGCCGCCGACGATTTCCGGGACACGGCGCCGGCCGATCGGGCCACTTTCCTGGAAGTCATCGCCGATGAAATCGAAGGCCTTGGCAATCAACTGGTGACTCGCGCCACGGCCGAATCGGGCTTACCAGAGGCTCGTATCCGCGGCGAATGCGACCGCACCTGTGGCCAGCTACGCATGTTCGCTCGCGTAGTGCGCAAGGGCGAGTGGCTCGATGTTCGGGTTGATCCGGCGCTACCCGAGCGAGAACCGATGCCGCGCGCGGACTTGCGCCAACGCAAGATCGCGCTGGGCCCGGTGGCCGTGTTCGGCGCCAGTAACTTCCCTCTCGCCTTTTCGGTCGCCGGGGGCGATACCGCATCGGCCCTGGCGGCCGGCTGCCCGGTCATTGTCAAGGTACACAACGCGCACCCCGGAACCAGCGAACTCGTAGGTCGGGCCATCCAGACCGCCGTCGATCACTGCAACCTGCCCGAGGGCGTGTTTTCGCTGCTCTACGATAGCGACACGGCAATCGGCCATGCATTGGTGATGGATCCGCGTATCGCCGCCGTCGGCTTCACCGGATCGCGGCGAGGTGGATTGGCGCTGTGGCAGGCCGCACAGTCACGTCCGGTGCCGATCCCTGTCTATGCGGAGATGAGCTCGATCAATCCGGTGTTCGCACTGCCGTCCGCTGTGGAAACCCGCGGCGCCGATTTGGGCGAGACGTTTGTTGCGTCGCTCAGTATGGGCGCCGGTCAGTTCTGTACCAACCCGGGGCTTGTCATCGCCCTGGAAGGCCCCGGACTCGATGCCTTTATCGGCGCAGCGCAAGCAGCAATCGGGCGCAGCGATGCACAGACCATGCTCACGCCCGGAATTTCCGACGCGTATCGTCAAAGCGTCAGCGCGCTTGCCAATCACGAGCGCGTGACAGAGATTGCCCGAGGCCAGACCGGCATCGGGCCAAACGACTGTCAGAGCGGCCTGTTTACCACCACCGCCGGCGACTTTCTCGCCGACGAGACACTTCAGAACGAAATTTTCGGGGCATCATCACTGATCGTCGCGTGCGCCGATATCGACGAAATGCATCGTGTGGCAAGACGGCTGGAAGGCCAGCTGACCGTGACGCTCCAATTGGAAGATCGGGACATCCCGTTGGCGCAGTCCCTCATGCCGATACTCGAAGACAAGGCCGGGCGCATCCTGGCCAACGGCTGGCCCACCGGGGTCGAAGTGTGCGATGCCATGGTGCACGGCGGCCCGTTTCCGGCGACCACTGACGCTCGCACCACATCGGTTGGCACGGCGGCGATCGTTCGATTTCTACGACCGGTCTGTTACCAGAATCTCCCGAACGAGCTGCTGCCTCGTGCCTTACGGCACGACAACCCGGAAGCACATCCACGCCTGGTCGACGGCCAGTACCAAGCCTGA
- a CDS encoding APC family permease, which translates to MTASAQGQFKRQISAIDLILVGVGSIIGSGWLFAAGKVAAVAGPAGSLSWVIGGFALLLLGLVYAELGAALPQAGGLVRYPYYTHGPLVSGMVSFITVIAFSSLIAIEVLAVRQYASGWWPALTQAGSDSPTVLGWFIQLLLFVVFFLLNYWSIGVFAKSNTIITWFKFIVPTLVIVCLLSQLKGANFDVRGFAPNGVSGITSAVATGGVMFAYLGLTPLMALAGEVRRPQRNLPLALIGTTVASTIIYILLQFAFVGGVPTHIVANDGWSKVGQVFNLPYYDIAISLGFVWLAVLVTVDAVISPGGTGNIYMSTTPRVIYGWSSTGTFFQFFGKVDKRTGIPRPALWLTFFLSIFWTLPFPSWDALISVVSSALIFSYALAPISAHALRLSNPDMHRPFFLKGLGVVSPLAFVIASLILYWAGWQTISWLLGVQVLVFIVYLVFGKHLAATRTGFAEQLRSSLWLVFYYVLIMVISALGSFGGSHTLASPWDQVAIAIVALITYYWAVYWARLPHASLPEYSAQEMT; encoded by the coding sequence ATGACGGCATCCGCCCAAGGACAATTCAAAAGACAAATTTCCGCGATCGATCTGATTCTGGTCGGGGTTGGCTCGATCATCGGCTCCGGTTGGCTGTTCGCCGCCGGCAAGGTGGCGGCGGTCGCCGGGCCAGCCGGGTCACTGTCATGGGTGATTGGCGGCTTCGCCTTGCTACTGCTCGGACTGGTTTATGCGGAACTGGGGGCAGCGCTGCCGCAAGCCGGTGGCCTGGTACGTTACCCCTATTACACGCACGGTCCGCTTGTCAGCGGCATGGTGTCGTTCATTACTGTGATCGCATTCTCCAGCCTCATTGCCATCGAGGTCCTGGCCGTTCGCCAATACGCATCGGGGTGGTGGCCCGCCTTGACTCAAGCCGGCAGCGATTCACCCACCGTACTCGGCTGGTTCATTCAGCTCCTGTTATTCGTCGTCTTCTTCCTGCTGAATTACTGGAGTATCGGCGTTTTCGCAAAATCCAACACGATCATCACCTGGTTTAAATTCATCGTGCCGACGCTGGTGATCGTGTGCCTGCTAAGCCAACTCAAAGGCGCCAATTTCGATGTACGCGGCTTCGCGCCCAACGGAGTAAGCGGTATAACCTCAGCAGTGGCGACCGGCGGCGTCATGTTCGCTTATCTCGGCTTGACGCCGCTCATGGCATTGGCCGGCGAAGTCCGCCGGCCGCAGCGTAACCTGCCACTGGCACTGATCGGCACAACAGTGGCTTCGACGATAATCTATATTTTGCTTCAGTTTGCTTTCGTGGGCGGTGTCCCCACCCACATCGTTGCCAACGATGGGTGGTCCAAAGTCGGCCAAGTTTTTAATCTTCCGTACTACGACATCGCCATATCGCTCGGTTTCGTTTGGCTGGCCGTATTGGTAACCGTGGATGCCGTCATCTCGCCCGGCGGTACCGGTAATATCTACATGTCAACCACGCCACGGGTGATCTACGGCTGGTCGAGTACCGGGACGTTCTTCCAGTTTTTCGGCAAAGTGGATAAACGCACGGGCATCCCTCGACCGGCGCTATGGCTGACATTCTTCTTGTCGATCTTTTGGACACTGCCTTTCCCATCGTGGGATGCGCTGATCAGCGTGGTCTCTTCAGCGCTGATCTTCAGCTACGCCCTGGCCCCGATTTCAGCTCACGCTCTACGCCTGAGCAATCCTGACATGCACCGCCCGTTCTTCCTGAAAGGGCTCGGCGTCGTCAGCCCATTGGCATTCGTCATCGCTTCGCTGATTCTGTATTGGGCGGGCTGGCAGACCATTTCATGGCTACTGGGCGTCCAGGTTTTGGTCTTTATCGTTTATCTGGTCTTCGGCAAGCATCTTGCCGCAACACGTACCGGTTTCGCCGAACAGCTGCGGTCATCGCTCTGGTTGGTCTTCTATTACGTTCTCATAATGGTCATTTCGGCATTGGGCAGTTTTGGCGGCTCACACACGCTGGCCAGCCCGTGGGATCAAGTCGCGATCGCCATAGTGGCGCTTATCACCTACTACTGGGCCGTTTACTGGGCCCGCCTGCCACATGCTTCACTGCCCGAATATTCGGCACAAGAAATGACATGA